A genomic region of Chryseobacterium sp. KACC 21268 contains the following coding sequences:
- a CDS encoding polysaccharide biosynthesis tyrosine autokinase, which yields MEKNTNNLQNFDVEAIIKPYLSKWYWFLVSILLCLILGILYIKTSIPVYNVKGAVLIKDAKKALGGAGDMGVLEGLSGFGGMSTNSIENELEVFKTKKLIRDVVAINQLQTSVHTSSQIKKKELFGDTSPIVIHIINEKKNKKYPEKSFLITFENNKVILESEEFDFKKEIEYGRSISLPFANIIITKNIKFDKEKAGDIGNTLEVDFSPLESCASNVQNMVKVDLADKDATVINLSVDYAQTDKAKTIINSLIDAYNKDAILDKNSESQKTKEFIDNRIDKISKELGNVESEKERFKSENKITDIMTEAKISLESSADAKKKQLELDAQLELNDDLISYLSKQNSYQLLPVNIGLESAESNNSIATYNKMVMDRNRLLENATPQNPLVVDITQQINSMKRSVSESLQKNKVALQFALNEYQSEQNKIGSKITKIPLQEKLFRSLERQQQIKENLYLLLLQKREETAISLAVVAPKARVVEPVFVSDKPVAPKKMIIFFISLMIGLAIPFVIIYLKEFFNNKIVSKNDLKDLTEIPIVAEVPAISKNIDHLIRHNDFSPLAEAFRILTTNIGFMMDESSSSKIIYVTSSIKGEGKTFVSMNLALSLANSSKDKVIIIGADIRNPQLQRYKIQKGLDKGLTEFLYDKNVTADEVIFKNPVSDKGDIIYSGTIPPNPTELLKNGRLKVLLDELKTKYQYIVVDTAPLLLVTDTLTISQYADLKLYVTRSNFTEKSLIDFANEAVESGKLKNVAFVLNDLTKENFGYGNKYGYGYNNK from the coding sequence ATGGAAAAAAACACAAATAACCTCCAAAATTTTGACGTAGAAGCAATTATTAAACCATACCTTTCCAAATGGTATTGGTTCTTAGTAAGTATTCTTCTTTGTCTAATCTTGGGCATCTTATATATTAAGACGTCCATTCCAGTTTATAATGTAAAGGGTGCTGTACTTATCAAAGATGCCAAAAAAGCCTTAGGTGGAGCAGGCGATATGGGAGTCTTAGAAGGACTTTCCGGATTTGGCGGAATGAGTACCAACAGCATAGAAAATGAACTTGAAGTTTTCAAAACAAAAAAACTAATCAGGGATGTTGTAGCAATCAATCAGTTGCAGACTTCTGTACATACAAGTTCCCAAATCAAGAAAAAAGAACTTTTTGGAGATACTTCTCCTATTGTCATTCATATAATTAATGAAAAAAAGAACAAGAAGTATCCGGAAAAAAGTTTCCTAATTACTTTTGAAAACAATAAAGTCATATTGGAATCTGAGGAATTTGATTTCAAAAAAGAAATTGAATATGGAAGATCGATCAGTCTTCCTTTTGCCAATATTATCATCACAAAGAATATCAAATTTGATAAAGAAAAGGCGGGTGATATTGGCAATACGCTGGAAGTTGATTTTTCGCCATTAGAATCTTGTGCATCCAATGTTCAGAATATGGTGAAAGTAGATCTTGCGGACAAAGATGCGACAGTCATTAATCTTTCTGTGGATTATGCACAGACGGATAAGGCTAAGACAATCATCAACTCTTTGATTGACGCGTACAACAAGGATGCGATCCTGGATAAGAATTCAGAATCTCAGAAAACAAAAGAGTTCATTGATAATAGAATTGATAAAATATCCAAAGAGCTTGGCAATGTAGAATCTGAAAAAGAAAGATTCAAAAGTGAAAACAAGATTACAGATATTATGACTGAGGCTAAAATCAGTCTGGAAAGTTCTGCGGATGCCAAAAAGAAGCAATTGGAGCTTGATGCCCAGTTGGAACTGAATGATGACCTGATTTCTTATCTTAGTAAGCAAAATAGTTATCAGCTTTTACCAGTCAATATTGGTCTGGAAAGCGCAGAGTCGAATAACAGCATTGCCACTTACAACAAAATGGTGATGGATAGAAACAGATTGCTGGAAAATGCTACGCCTCAAAACCCATTGGTCGTGGATATCACGCAACAGATCAATTCTATGAAAAGATCTGTTTCCGAATCTTTGCAGAAAAATAAAGTAGCTTTGCAATTTGCGTTGAATGAGTACCAATCTGAGCAAAATAAAATAGGTTCCAAAATAACCAAAATTCCGCTTCAGGAGAAGCTTTTTAGGAGTTTGGAAAGGCAGCAGCAAATCAAGGAAAATCTGTATCTTCTTTTACTGCAAAAAAGAGAAGAGACCGCAATTTCCCTTGCTGTAGTGGCTCCAAAAGCACGTGTAGTAGAGCCTGTCTTTGTTTCGGACAAGCCTGTGGCACCTAAAAAGATGATCATTTTTTTTATAAGTTTAATGATTGGTCTGGCGATTCCTTTTGTCATCATTTACCTGAAGGAGTTTTTCAATAATAAAATTGTTTCTAAGAATGATCTGAAAGACTTGACAGAAATCCCAATTGTAGCAGAGGTTCCGGCAATCAGTAAGAATATTGATCATCTGATACGCCACAATGACTTCTCACCTTTGGCAGAAGCATTTAGGATATTGACGACCAATATTGGATTTATGATGGATGAGAGTAGCAGTAGCAAAATTATCTACGTCACATCATCTATAAAAGGAGAAGGTAAAACCTTTGTTTCGATGAATTTGGCGCTGTCTCTGGCAAACTCCAGCAAAGACAAGGTCATCATCATAGGGGCAGACATTAGAAATCCGCAACTGCAGAGATATAAGATACAAAAAGGACTAGATAAAGGATTGACTGAGTTTTTATATGATAAAAATGTAACTGCAGATGAAGTGATTTTCAAAAATCCTGTCAGTGACAAGGGTGATATCATCTATTCAGGGACAATTCCTCCAAATCCAACTGAACTGTTGAAAAATGGAAGATTGAAGGTCTTGTTGGATGAGCTGAAAACAAAATATCAATATATTGTAGTAGATACGGCTCCTCTGTTGCTGGTGACAGATACGTTGACAATTTCGCAGTATGCAGATCTCAAATTGTATGTTACCAGATCCAATTTTACGGAAAAATCACTCATTGATTTTGCAAATGAAGCCGTGGAATCTGGTAAATTGAAGAATGTAGCTTTTGTTCTGAATGATTTGACAAAAGAAAACTTTGGCTATGGTAACAAGTATGGCTACGGTTATAATAATAAATAA
- a CDS encoding polysaccharide biosynthesis tyrosine autokinase, whose protein sequence is MDVTRKEEEINLRELIKPYTKKWYWFVLGVISFLILAVIYIKLTVPVYRVQSSVLIKDAKKMSSASGDFGVLSGLGGFAGMGTNSIENELEIFKSKRIVADVVSNKKLQTSIYSREKYYDVELYKDTNPVNIYVLNEKSFEELPKKPIDIKIKGDEITLSSDELKKPVTGTFNKTISLPYANLIVTRNPDLNRKRVKKMKLDDLYFTYSTLENAADGLHKSINIDLVDKDATVIGLTINYANQDKAKDILNDIVTVYNDYATYDKNNESKKTKDFIDERILIISKELGDVETQKENFKISNDIVDIPTEAKLNLQISTETRRKTLELDTQIELARMLLDYINAQANNYQVLPTNIGLDNQNATSNIVAYNKLVMDRTRLLENATPENPLVLEITKDLNSLKNAMRENLNRWLISLSVTKNQVVGENASSDSEIHKVPTQEKLFRNIERQQQIKENLYLLLLQKREEAAISMAITSDKARVVDFAYTSPKPVAPQKMLVLLGSVILGLLLPFAYIYLRDLFNNKLVGKHDMDKLTKVPVLAEIPRISSKESELVQMNDVTPLAESFRILVTNTTFMLPKKADASIILITSTVKGEGKTFVSVNLALALASLQKRVLVIGSDIRNPQLQRYNPSMKGSEGLTEFLYGGVENVQDIIHPSGFNPNCDFIYSGSIPPNPADLLQNGRYQLLLESLKDKYEFIILDTAPLMLVTDSFLISEFADATIYVTRSEVTEKDFIAFANKNVESQKIKNVGFVLNDVHKTNFGYGNKYGYGYQAEEKGFFGKLLDKFIPGR, encoded by the coding sequence ATGGACGTTACGAGAAAAGAAGAAGAAATCAATTTAAGAGAACTTATCAAGCCTTATACTAAAAAGTGGTATTGGTTTGTACTAGGGGTTATTAGTTTTTTAATATTAGCTGTTATCTATATCAAATTAACGGTTCCAGTTTACAGAGTACAATCATCTGTCCTTATCAAAGATGCGAAAAAGATGTCTAGCGCTTCGGGAGATTTTGGAGTATTATCTGGTCTGGGTGGATTTGCCGGGATGGGTACAAACAGTATCGAAAACGAATTGGAAATCTTCAAGTCCAAAAGAATTGTAGCAGATGTTGTGAGCAACAAAAAGTTACAAACTTCTATTTATTCCAGAGAAAAATATTACGATGTTGAGCTTTACAAGGATACCAATCCGGTAAATATATATGTCCTTAATGAAAAATCTTTCGAAGAACTTCCGAAGAAGCCTATTGATATTAAAATAAAAGGGGACGAAATTACTCTAAGTTCTGATGAGCTAAAAAAGCCTGTGACAGGAACTTTTAACAAAACAATAAGTCTACCTTATGCGAATCTAATCGTTACTAGGAATCCAGATCTTAACCGTAAAAGGGTTAAAAAGATGAAATTGGATGATTTATATTTCACTTATTCCACTTTGGAGAACGCTGCAGACGGCCTTCATAAATCAATTAATATCGATCTTGTTGATAAAGATGCAACCGTAATAGGTCTTACAATCAACTATGCCAATCAGGACAAAGCAAAAGATATTCTGAATGATATCGTAACAGTTTATAATGATTATGCTACATACGATAAAAATAATGAGTCAAAAAAGACCAAAGATTTTATCGATGAGAGAATTCTTATCATTTCGAAAGAATTAGGAGATGTAGAAACACAGAAGGAGAATTTTAAAATCAGCAATGACATTGTTGACATCCCAACCGAGGCCAAACTTAATTTGCAGATCTCTACCGAGACCAGAAGAAAAACTTTGGAATTGGATACTCAGATTGAGCTCGCAAGAATGCTTCTGGATTATATAAATGCCCAGGCCAACAACTATCAGGTTTTGCCGACCAATATTGGTTTGGATAATCAAAATGCGACATCTAACATCGTTGCTTACAACAAACTGGTAATGGATAGAACAAGACTATTGGAAAACGCAACACCTGAAAATCCATTAGTTCTAGAAATTACAAAAGATTTGAACTCACTGAAAAACGCAATGAGAGAAAATCTAAACCGATGGTTGATATCTTTAAGTGTTACGAAGAATCAAGTGGTGGGTGAAAATGCATCCAGCGATTCCGAAATTCATAAAGTGCCTACGCAGGAAAAACTGTTTAGAAATATTGAAAGACAGCAACAAATCAAAGAAAATCTATATCTATTGCTTTTACAAAAGAGAGAAGAGGCTGCGATCTCAATGGCTATTACAAGTGATAAAGCAAGAGTTGTTGATTTTGCATACACTTCACCAAAACCTGTGGCACCTCAGAAAATGCTGGTACTACTTGGCTCCGTTATATTAGGATTATTGTTGCCATTTGCATATATCTACTTGAGAGATCTATTCAATAATAAGTTGGTAGGGAAGCATGATATGGATAAGTTGACAAAGGTTCCTGTACTGGCAGAAATTCCTAGAATCTCTAGTAAAGAAAGTGAATTGGTACAGATGAATGACGTAACGCCACTGGCAGAATCATTCAGGATCCTCGTGACGAATACGACGTTTATGCTTCCCAAAAAAGCGGATGCCAGTATCATATTGATTACTTCTACCGTGAAGGGTGAAGGGAAAACATTTGTTTCTGTCAATCTAGCATTAGCATTGGCCTCTCTTCAGAAAAGAGTTTTGGTAATAGGTTCAGACATCAGAAATCCACAATTGCAGAGATATAATCCTTCTATGAAAGGCTCAGAAGGTCTTACAGAATTTTTATACGGTGGGGTGGAAAATGTACAGGATATTATACATCCAAGTGGATTTAATCCAAATTGTGACTTCATTTATTCAGGAAGTATTCCTCCGAATCCGGCAGATCTTCTGCAAAATGGAAGATATCAGCTATTATTAGAATCTCTGAAAGACAAATACGAATTCATCATTCTAGACACTGCACCATTGATGCTTGTGACGGATTCATTCCTTATTTCTGAGTTTGCAGATGCTACCATTTATGTAACTAGATCTGAGGTGACAGAGAAAGATTTTATAGCATTTGCTAATAAAAACGTTGAGTCTCAAAAAATAAAAAATGTAGGATTTGTTCTGAATGATGTTCATAAAACAAATTTCGGATACGGTAATAAATATGGATACGGATATCAGGCGGAAGAAAAAGGTTTTTTCGGTAAGCTGCTAGATAAGTTTATTCCGGGTAGATAG
- a CDS encoding oligosaccharide flippase family protein, translating to MSVKKNFAFNAILSVSQIIFPIITFPYVTRVLLPNGLGTITFIDSFVQYLVVASALGIPMYGVREIARIKNDKEKLSKTYSELIIIHTVLSTLFSIVFWILAQMIPKLTVEYELCMIGIGIIISNVFLINWFFAGMEKFAFISTISIIIRVLTITCIFIFIKTPEDRILYYSFNLIGNVITGIICMIFAHKSTSFTFKDLNFTQHLRSLILLFSLTVITSVYVLLDSVILGFMKNNTEVGYYGTAMKLSKIPIALLSALTSVLLPKLSSLEFGDEFRNLLNKSMSFSFIISIPIAFGLFVLSKEFILIFAGELYLPALDAFRVLSFIIIPIGFALVNYQILLPYNREKYMMSCSIIGVVCSLLLNFLLIPYIGNVGSAISSLSTEVLVSVVLFVLSYKLCKIRIPYKMISYSVLTCSSFFGVKYLIYLFSSNQYVVVVITGIICTLFYFIIMGFVFKIQLINDFCKTIFAKINLKIH from the coding sequence ATGAGTGTCAAAAAAAACTTTGCTTTTAATGCAATACTGTCTGTAAGTCAGATCATTTTTCCGATCATTACTTTTCCTTATGTAACGAGAGTTTTACTGCCCAATGGTTTAGGAACCATTACTTTTATTGATAGTTTCGTTCAGTATTTGGTAGTGGCGAGTGCCTTGGGAATTCCTATGTACGGTGTTCGCGAAATTGCACGGATAAAAAATGATAAAGAAAAGTTGTCAAAAACTTATTCTGAATTGATCATTATCCACACGGTGCTTTCAACTTTGTTTTCAATTGTTTTTTGGATTCTCGCGCAGATGATTCCTAAACTAACGGTTGAATATGAGCTGTGTATGATAGGTATCGGCATAATAATCAGCAACGTTTTTCTAATCAATTGGTTTTTCGCCGGTATGGAAAAATTTGCATTTATCTCCACTATTTCCATTATCATCAGAGTTTTAACGATTACGTGCATTTTTATTTTTATAAAAACACCGGAGGACAGAATTCTATATTACAGCTTTAATCTAATAGGAAATGTCATTACAGGTATCATCTGCATGATATTCGCTCACAAGAGTACGAGTTTTACTTTCAAGGATCTTAATTTTACACAACACTTGAGATCTCTGATTCTTCTATTTTCACTTACTGTTATTACAAGTGTGTATGTACTTTTGGATTCTGTAATATTAGGTTTTATGAAGAATAATACAGAAGTGGGTTATTACGGCACAGCCATGAAACTTAGTAAGATTCCTATAGCTCTTCTTTCAGCACTTACTTCGGTTTTGCTGCCCAAATTGTCATCTCTGGAATTTGGTGATGAGTTTAGAAATTTATTAAATAAATCAATGAGTTTCTCATTCATAATAAGTATTCCGATCGCTTTTGGACTGTTTGTATTATCTAAGGAATTCATTTTGATATTTGCAGGAGAGTTATATCTTCCAGCTCTGGATGCCTTTCGAGTTTTATCATTTATCATTATTCCTATTGGATTTGCTCTGGTAAACTATCAGATTTTACTTCCCTACAATAGAGAAAAGTATATGATGAGCTGCTCCATCATTGGTGTGGTTTGCAGTCTTTTGCTTAATTTTTTATTAATTCCGTATATTGGTAATGTTGGAAGTGCTATAAGCAGCTTGAGTACAGAGGTTCTTGTTTCTGTGGTTCTATTTGTATTAAGCTATAAATTGTGCAAAATCAGGATACCTTATAAAATGATTTCATATTCTGTGCTCACATGCAGCAGTTTCTTTGGCGTTAAATATCTGATTTATTTATTCTCAAGCAATCAGTATGTGGTTGTCGTTATCACGGGAATTATATGTACACTATTTTATTTTATCATTATGGGATTTGTTTTTAAGATACAGCTCATTAATGATTTCTGTAAAACGATATTTGCTAAGATTAATCTTAAAATTCACTAA
- a CDS encoding nucleoside-diphosphate sugar epimerase/dehydratase yields the protein MEKVKNLKRFSLNDNVLDLADLKFFPRWVILVIDVFIVLASLFMSHLLIMGLEVNHYKVFPLPYVFLFIVAVNVFYMYIFKTYLGVIRHSTFVDLFKIFLANLCGILTIVIINYTYYLSVHVKVVLIPFLGLYFAISSLFLFVFRLCVKGFFNIIKENKRSGSRKKIYILGDDDTSVAIAQVILSNPNLPFDIRGFISYHNKRASIKLLDKKIITKVNFLNNLKNGNNEVSGVLVIKETLQKEELDFWVNIFLEYNLKIYKAPSLQKLRSNEIINQINTIQIEDLLNRRPIKLDNLEIKKRHFQKTVLVTGGAGSIGREIVRQVALLEPMQIVILDQSETPLYDTELEMKETYPHINFKFVLADISNLSRLEPIFRKYNFSMVYHAAAYKHVPLVEENPHEAVLVNVMGTKNLALLASKYAVNRFVMVSTDKAVNPTNVMGASKRVAELFVQSLQNLDNNHTKFITTRFGNVLGSNGSVIPHFRKQIEKGGPVTITHPDIVRYFMTIAEACELVLNAGTMGQGGEIYVFDMGEPVKILDLAKRMIKLSGFEPDIDIKIIYTGLRPGEKLYEELLSDNARTLPTSHEKIMISKDPSMAFEEIDELTELVIDFSKKEEKQEIVRILKSIVKEFKSNNSIYESLDK from the coding sequence ATGGAAAAGGTTAAAAATCTTAAGAGATTTTCACTCAATGATAATGTATTAGATCTTGCAGATCTCAAGTTCTTTCCGAGATGGGTTATCTTAGTAATTGATGTATTCATAGTACTTGCTTCACTTTTCATGTCGCATTTGCTGATAATGGGTCTGGAGGTAAATCACTACAAAGTCTTCCCATTACCTTATGTATTCCTGTTTATAGTGGCGGTGAATGTTTTTTATATGTATATATTCAAAACATATCTCGGTGTTATCAGGCATTCTACTTTTGTGGATCTTTTCAAGATATTCTTGGCCAACCTATGTGGGATTCTTACCATTGTAATTATTAATTATACTTACTATCTGAGTGTTCACGTCAAAGTGGTTCTCATTCCTTTCCTAGGATTATATTTTGCGATTTCATCATTGTTTTTATTTGTTTTCAGATTGTGTGTTAAAGGTTTTTTCAACATCATCAAAGAAAATAAAAGAAGCGGGAGCCGAAAAAAAATATATATTTTGGGAGATGATGATACTTCTGTTGCAATAGCGCAGGTAATCCTTTCCAATCCTAATTTGCCTTTTGATATTCGCGGTTTTATTTCTTACCATAACAAGAGGGCAAGTATAAAGCTGCTAGACAAAAAAATTATTACCAAAGTAAACTTCCTAAATAACCTGAAAAATGGCAATAATGAAGTTAGTGGAGTTTTGGTGATCAAAGAAACATTACAAAAAGAAGAGTTGGACTTTTGGGTCAATATCTTTTTGGAATACAATCTGAAAATTTATAAAGCACCATCACTTCAGAAGTTGAGAAGTAATGAGATCATCAATCAAATTAATACAATACAGATTGAAGATCTTCTTAACAGAAGACCCATAAAGCTGGATAATCTGGAAATCAAGAAGAGACATTTCCAAAAAACGGTATTGGTGACTGGGGGAGCTGGTTCTATCGGTCGTGAAATTGTAAGACAAGTTGCACTTTTGGAACCTATGCAAATTGTGATTTTGGATCAATCGGAAACGCCTCTGTACGATACAGAGTTGGAAATGAAGGAAACTTACCCTCACATCAATTTCAAATTTGTGTTAGCAGATATTTCTAACCTTAGCCGTTTGGAGCCTATTTTTAGAAAGTATAATTTTTCGATGGTTTATCACGCGGCTGCCTACAAACATGTTCCTCTAGTAGAAGAAAATCCGCACGAAGCTGTATTGGTAAATGTAATGGGAACCAAAAATCTGGCATTGCTTGCTAGTAAATATGCAGTAAACAGATTTGTAATGGTTTCTACAGACAAGGCTGTGAACCCAACGAATGTAATGGGTGCATCCAAAAGGGTGGCAGAATTATTTGTGCAGTCTTTGCAAAACCTGGACAACAACCATACGAAATTTATTACAACTCGTTTTGGGAATGTTTTAGGCTCCAACGGCTCCGTGATTCCTCATTTCAGAAAGCAAATCGAAAAAGGAGGGCCGGTTACAATTACCCATCCGGATATTGTAAGATATTTCATGACCATAGCAGAAGCATGCGAATTGGTTTTGAATGCTGGTACAATGGGACAAGGTGGCGAAATCTATGTTTTTGATATGGGAGAACCTGTCAAGATTTTGGATCTGGCGAAAAGAATGATAAAGTTATCTGGGTTTGAGCCTGATATTGATATAAAGATTATCTATACAGGACTGAGACCAGGAGAAAAGCTATATGAAGAGCTCTTGAGTGATAATGCGCGCACATTACCAACCTCCCACGAGAAAATTATGATTTCCAAAGATCCATCTATGGCATTTGAAGAAATCGACGAATTAACTGAACTGGTGATTGATTTTTCTAAGAAAGAAGAGAAGCAAGAAATTGTGAGGATACTAAAATCTATCGTAAAAGAATTTAAAAGCAATAATTCTATATATGAATCGTTAGATAAATAA
- a CDS encoding polysaccharide biosynthesis/export family protein — protein MRRALSIIFMASLFCVIFSCKVKEDIDYMKNIEQTAIQTSIQTSTFTIQPGDQLVINVSAKDMEVVKPFNQNYSSSDISQFSISSSNLPAQGQSSVSGPTYLVDSKGNIQYPILGELSTNGKNLEQFRDLIKERLKQYIKDPGVNVRNTNFKVTVLGEVNKTGTYLIPDGQSMTLFGVLGMAGDLTIYGQRKNVLVIRNIDGATTKEYIDLTNAELFNSPYYYIKQNDVIYVSPNNTRKNSSAYGPQAGIFISIASVLVGLLALLFR, from the coding sequence ATGAGAAGAGCTTTATCCATAATTTTTATGGCTTCATTGTTTTGTGTAATTTTTTCATGTAAAGTAAAAGAGGATATCGATTACATGAAGAATATAGAGCAGACAGCAATTCAAACATCGATCCAAACTTCAACTTTTACTATTCAGCCGGGTGATCAGTTAGTGATTAATGTTTCCGCTAAGGATATGGAGGTTGTTAAACCATTCAATCAGAATTATTCTTCCAGCGATATTTCACAATTTTCAATATCTAGTAGTAATCTTCCTGCACAGGGGCAATCATCTGTTTCTGGTCCAACTTACTTAGTGGATTCTAAAGGAAATATTCAATACCCTATTCTTGGAGAGCTTAGCACCAATGGTAAAAATTTGGAGCAGTTTCGTGATTTGATAAAAGAGAGACTTAAACAATATATTAAAGATCCCGGCGTAAATGTTAGAAATACCAATTTCAAAGTTACAGTCCTGGGGGAAGTGAATAAAACTGGTACTTACCTTATTCCGGATGGACAGTCTATGACCTTATTTGGTGTATTGGGTATGGCTGGAGATCTTACCATCTATGGCCAAAGAAAGAATGTTCTTGTGATAAGAAATATAGATGGTGCTACAACTAAAGAGTATATAGACCTTACCAATGCAGAATTATTCAATTCTCCTTATTACTACATAAAACAAAATGATGTGATCTACGTTTCACCAAACAATACGAGAAAAAACTCTTCTGCATACGGACCTCAGGCAGGAATTTTTATCTCAATTGCTTCGGTACTGGTAGGTCTACTAGCACTATTATTTAGATAA
- a CDS encoding acetyltransferase, with the protein MKEEICIVGAGGHAKVVIEIAELLDYNIKGIYDLNETVEDVLHYPVSHNFESIKEGANLFFALGNNQNRKKNSESFKYQSVNLIHPAAVVSKNSQWGIGNVVMAGAVVNSSVKIGNHCIINTSASVDHDCKIEDFAHISPQAALAGNVKVGEGAQVGIGACVIQNVTIGKWSVIGAGSVVIEDVPDNVIVVGNPAKVIKYIE; encoded by the coding sequence ATGAAGGAAGAAATTTGCATAGTAGGTGCCGGAGGTCATGCCAAGGTGGTCATAGAAATTGCGGAACTGCTTGATTATAATATTAAAGGAATTTATGATCTGAATGAAACTGTAGAAGATGTTTTGCACTATCCAGTTTCTCATAACTTCGAAAGTATAAAAGAAGGAGCGAATTTATTTTTTGCACTTGGGAATAATCAGAACAGGAAAAAGAACTCGGAAAGTTTTAAATATCAGTCTGTTAATCTTATCCATCCTGCTGCAGTTGTATCTAAAAATAGCCAATGGGGAATTGGCAATGTTGTGATGGCAGGTGCGGTTGTAAACTCATCAGTAAAAATCGGTAATCATTGCATTATAAATACCTCCGCCAGCGTAGATCATGATTGCAAAATTGAAGATTTTGCTCATATTTCTCCGCAGGCTGCTCTTGCAGGTAATGTGAAAGTAGGCGAGGGCGCACAGGTGGGAATTGGAGCTTGCGTCATACAAAATGTTACCATTGGAAAATGGTCTGTAATAGGTGCTGGGAGTGTGGTGATAGAAGATGTACCAGACAATGTAATTGTAGTAGGCAATCCAGCCAAAGTCATTAAATATATCGAATAA
- a CDS encoding aminotransferase class I/II-fold pyridoxal phosphate-dependent enzyme, which translates to MESKIWLSSPHMGGGEMKYIQEAFDHNWVAPLGKNVDEFEIAIEDFLNQNKFASALSSGTAALHLALIQLGVGYGDEVICQSFTFSASANPIKYLGATPVFIDSDEKNWNMSPVFLETAIQDRIKNHKKPKAVIVVHLYGMPALMDEILEVCNRYDIPLVEDSAESLGSTYKGQKCGTFGEFALLSFNGNKIITTSGGGALITNNMDQKAKTIFLSTQARDQAPHYQHSEVGYNYRLSNICAGIGRGQMEVLEERVAQRRANHDFYKDLFSQIEAVNVFTEANSDFYSNHWLSSITLNKDLTTRTNLDLMNAFAEKNIETRPLWKPMHLQPVFKDCPYYGENVAEELFNQGLCLPSGSNLTNDDKKRIYEVINNFQF; encoded by the coding sequence ATGGAGTCTAAAATTTGGCTATCATCGCCCCATATGGGAGGTGGAGAAATGAAATATATTCAGGAAGCATTCGATCATAATTGGGTTGCTCCTTTGGGTAAAAATGTAGATGAATTTGAAATAGCGATTGAAGATTTTCTTAATCAAAATAAATTTGCTTCTGCACTTAGCTCGGGAACTGCAGCGCTGCACTTGGCGCTTATCCAATTAGGTGTAGGATATGGTGATGAGGTCATATGCCAGTCTTTTACCTTTTCAGCATCTGCCAATCCTATCAAATATCTGGGTGCGACTCCCGTTTTTATAGATTCTGATGAGAAAAACTGGAATATGTCTCCTGTTTTTTTGGAAACTGCAATTCAGGATAGAATTAAAAATCATAAAAAGCCAAAAGCCGTCATTGTGGTACACCTCTATGGTATGCCTGCTCTGATGGATGAGATCTTGGAAGTTTGTAACAGATATGATATTCCATTGGTAGAAGACAGTGCAGAATCGCTAGGCTCTACCTATAAAGGACAAAAATGTGGAACCTTTGGTGAGTTTGCATTATTATCCTTCAATGGTAACAAAATCATTACAACTTCTGGCGGTGGAGCTTTGATAACGAATAATATGGATCAAAAAGCCAAAACGATTTTCCTCTCTACCCAAGCCAGAGATCAGGCACCACATTATCAGCACTCGGAGGTGGGCTATAATTACAGATTGAGTAATATCTGCGCGGGAATTGGAAGAGGCCAAATGGAAGTTTTGGAGGAAAGAGTAGCACAAAGAAGAGCAAATCATGATTTTTACAAAGATTTGTTTTCTCAGATAGAAGCGGTCAATGTCTTCACAGAAGCCAATTCAGATTTCTACTCCAATCATTGGCTAAGCAGCATTACATTAAATAAAGATTTAACCACACGGACAAATCTTGACCTGATGAATGCATTTGCTGAAAAAAATATTGAAACACGACCATTGTGGAAACCAATGCACCTTCAGCCTGTTTTTAAAGATTGTCCGTATTACGGAGAAAATGTAGCTGAAGAATTATTTAACCAAGGTTTGTGTTTGCCTTCTGGTTCGAACCTGACAAATGATGATAAAAAAAGAATCTATGAAGTAATTAATAATTTTCAATTTTAA